Proteins encoded together in one Quercus lobata isolate SW786 chromosome 3, ValleyOak3.0 Primary Assembly, whole genome shotgun sequence window:
- the LOC115980323 gene encoding uncharacterized protein LOC115980323 has protein sequence MDKADDKVQLTTFKARLRSRDLVASLTKNPPKMMAEMLLKVQKYMNVEDALAAIKDVEKPGDKAKKEDKRRGQKRERPDRQNNDGNRRKDDKGPRTIKDEYHLKWPRPLHSSPNVRDKNKYYRFHKDHGHNTKDCRDLKEQIEELIRKGKLQKYVKKGEYSKFRDGNKSQHGSSSRSDDRPSQPPQDVIVEIKTITGGPFLGGSFKSLKKAY, from the exons ATGGACAAAGCTGATGACAAGGTAcagctgacgaccttcaaagcGAGACTGAGATCCAGAGATCTTGTGGCCTCCCTCACAAAGAATCCTCCAAAGATGATGGCAGAAATGCTCTTGAAAGttcagaagtacatgaatgttGAAGATGCTTTAGCGGCCATAAAAGATGTAGAGAAGCCAGGAGATAAGGCAAAGAAGGAAGACAAGCGTAGGGGTCAAAAGAGGGAGCGCCCAGATCGTCAGAACAATGATGGGAACAGAAGAAAAGATGATAAAGGTCCTCGAACG ATCAAGGACGAGTACCATCTCAAATGGCCAAGACCATTACACTCATCCCCTAATGTCCGTGACAAGAACAAGTACTACCGATTCCATAAAGATCACGGCCACAACACAAAAGATTGTAGAGACCTAAAGGAGCAAATAGAGGAGTTGATACGGAAAGGGAAATTacagaaatatgtgaagaagggGGAATATAGTAAGTTCAGGGACGGCAATAAGAGCCAGCATGGGTCCTCTTCCAGGAGTGACGACCGCCCATCCCAACCTCCACAAGATGTGATCGTGGAGATAAAGACGATTACAGGAGGGCCCTTCTTAGGAGGATCATTTAAATCCCTCAAGAAAGCATACTAG